Proteins from a genomic interval of Candidatus Neomarinimicrobiota bacterium:
- a CDS encoding NAD(P)H-dependent oxidoreductase — MNQIKTDEKIRIVGICGSLRDGSYTKKVMNVALAGAAELGDETALIDLREFELPFCDGSNTEAAKKGDVQKLRDQVKDADGVILGTPEYHGSFSGVLKNALDLMGFDEFEGKMLGLVSVSAGQLGGVDALTSLRTIGRALHAWVIPEQVSIPRVYEVFDENGRMTDTDLERRVKDVGRQVARFSYLHTSDRTNEFVRYWEEAPPNPGAQDR; from the coding sequence ATGAACCAAATTAAAACTGATGAAAAAATCCGGATCGTAGGTATCTGTGGTAGCCTGCGGGATGGAAGCTATACCAAAAAAGTTATGAATGTCGCCCTGGCCGGTGCAGCCGAACTGGGGGACGAGACCGCACTGATCGATCTGCGGGAGTTCGAATTGCCGTTTTGCGACGGCAGTAACACAGAGGCCGCGAAAAAGGGTGATGTCCAGAAATTGCGTGACCAGGTAAAGGATGCTGATGGCGTTATCCTGGGGACGCCTGAGTACCACGGGAGCTTTAGCGGTGTTCTGAAGAATGCATTGGATCTGATGGGATTCGACGAATTCGAGGGGAAAATGCTCGGACTGGTAAGCGTCTCAGCGGGTCAGCTCGGTGGCGTGGATGCCCTGACAAGTTTACGAACTATCGGACGGGCGCTGCACGCCTGGGTGATTCCGGAGCAGGTGTCCATTCCCCGGGTGTATGAAGTATTCGACGAGAACGGCCGAATGACCGATACGGATCTGGAGCGACGCGTCAAAGATGTAGGCCGGCAGGTGGCCCGGTTTTCTTACCTGCACACCTCAGATCGCACCAATGAATTTGTGCGGTACTGGGAGGAGGCGCCGCCGAATCCCGGGGCGCAGGATCGGTGA